aaaaattgttttatttgatcATGCGTTTGACGAAAATAAGTTGTGCACACAAGAAGTTTACAGAGGCGTAACGACAGCAcgatataaaaacaacaatttaaaaaatgccaatgTTGACGTAGCCTTCGCTGTAACACCAACTAAAATCAAGGTAAATAGGATTCGCCTGGAAATATTGTTTAAGCTTTAAATTGGCAAGTAAATAATCAGCTGactataaaaaaattacattttcaaaaactacaTTTTTACCTTTGCCTGCATTTTGTTATCTTTGACATTAGTTTTATTTGTCCGGATGTTCGGCATCACTAGTTGGTCTACTGTGTCAGAATATTAAAAGGCTTGGTGTTAAAGGGAAGGGTGATTTGCGGGAAGATCGGCGTGCTGCCGCCAGGGGTAATCAGGTATATACGGGGAAGACGAAGAGACGATTCCAAATTAACCAGTTTCGCGGCTACGTCTTTCGTGCTaattctttttcagtttttattcAATCTCCTCATCCTCTAAATGGCCGATTTTTTAAAGTCAGCTGCTAATTATTTTAGTGCTAACAGTAACTATAATGGCGCTGCAGAGAATCCTCTCATCGGCGCTTTGGTCCATGTCAATTCGGTGCAGCTTCGGATAAAACGTCAAATTGGAGAAGGTGCAACCAACTGCCTTGTCAAAATTTTTCATGTATGATATATTTACAAGTCTGTAGGTGGAtatgcttttgtttttattgcccAAGATGTACAGAGCGGCCAAGATTATGCTTTAAAAGTAACCCATATTATATTGCATTAGACATGTCTGACGAAACATGTTTTCTGTAGAGACTTATTGCAGCTGATTCAGATGCTGTCAAAAGCATTATACAGGAAGTAGCTTTTTTGGTAAATAAATTCTAGGTTTTGAAGTGAAATTTAATCAGCATTATAGTTTTATATCATTTTCTAGAAAAAACTAGCTGGTCATCCTCATGTGATCAATTTTATTTCTGCCTGCTGTAATGATAGAGGAGGAGGTTCAAAAGAGTACTTGGTGGTTACTGAGCTGTGTTCAGGTATCGACACTTGCATATCTTTTCAAATCTAGTAGATTTTTATGTCATAAGCCGGGTATTTTCAGGAGGAACTATGCTTGATGCATTGAGAGTTCGAAACACACCACTTTCCCCAGAAGAAATAACTTCTGTGTTCTGGCAGACCTGTAAAGCTGTTCAAGCTCTTCACAGCCTGGATCAACCCATAATCCACCGTGAtcttaaaattgaaaatttactACTCACTGCGGAAGGTGTTATCAAATTGTGTGACTTTGGGAGTGCTACAACCCAGCAGTAGGTTTTATTTGAATGCAATTTCTATGTTATGTTTGCCTTCATAATATGTGCTAGTTCTTTAAAAATTGGAGGTAGTCTTACAAGTAACTATAACTATCTTTTAGATATTTTCCTGGTCCAGATTGGTCAGCATCTCAGCGTGGTTTacttgaagaagaaatggcgAAGTATACCACGCCAGTGTACCGTGCCCCTGAAATGATCGATACGTGGAGTAATTTTCCTATAACTCCCGCAGCAGACATTTGGGCTCTAGGATGCGTACTCTATGTGCTTTGCTATCAAGTAGATTTACTATTTTTCGAATTTGAAGAACGTAAATtaaaacccatttttttttaacactagGTGCACCCTTTTGAAGATGGGGCAAAGTTGCGGATTCTCAACGGCAACTTTATGCTACCGAGCAATGACGGTCGATACGATATCTTTCACGATATTATCCGTGGAATGTTGAAAGTACCTTACAATCGTTGAAAACACGCTGAGGAAATGCAGAAATATGATGCTTTGTTTTTTAGGTGGATCCACGAATGCGTTTAACGATAACTGACGTTCTTGACCGTCTTGCAGCTATAGGAGAAACTCGAGGATATCAGTTGAAATGTGGACTTAAATTGAGCCTACCAATACAAGCAGCCATGCCGCTACCGCAAAGTCGCCCGAGCGCGCCAATCGCAACACAAGGATCGCCTCAGCCACCACGCCGCCCTCCACCTCCGAATCCCTCTGCCAACCATCATCCTACTCCTGCTCCAACTTCGCATTTAACGACTGCTTCTCAACCTACATTAGGAttattatcttctttaaaaggAGGAGCAGGAAGTCTTTTTAAAAACCTCAAGGTGGACTGCAATTTGTtataaacatttatttaatttttcaaataatgtGGAGTCTGGTATTTTGCAGGATACATCCACGAAAGTGATGCAAACAGTGCAGCAAAGTATGGCACGCTTGGAGCTTGATTTTAGCTATGTCACTTCGCGGTTGATCGTTACATCATTTCCAGCTGAAGGAATTGAATCGGCATATCGCCACCACATTGACGATGTCCGAAATGCTCTCGATGCCCGACATGGGGTACATTATACAGTGTACAATGTTTCCGGACGTTCATACCCGTCTACCAAGTTCAACAATTTGGTTTGTTGTGGTTGGCCTCAGCGTCATGCTCCGTCATTGAGAACTTTGTACGTAATGAAAGTTCGTAATGCCTTAAGCAACTTATTTGACATTTCCGTTTTTCAGATATGCCCTGTGTAAAAGCATGTATAATTATCTTGACCGAGACCCAAAGAATGTGTGCGTCCTTCATTGCATGGATGGAAAAGCATCTTCAGCAGTGGTTGTAGCAGCGCTTTTTCTTTATACTCAGTTGTTCCGTTCTATTGAAGAAGGATTGCAGATGTTCGCCGTCAAACGCTGCCCTCCCGGTCTGAACGCGTCCCAGTATCGCTATCTTAACTATTATTTGAGCCTGTTTGCTGAACCACAGCCTGCACGGCCTCACCACAAACCCGTCACTCTGGCTACCCTCACATTGAGTCCAGTACCATTGTTTACGAAAAACCGAGACGGGTGTCGACCTTATGTAGAAATTCTTCAAGGTGATCAACGGCTTCTCTCCACGTTGATCGAGTACGAACGGATGCGCGTTTATCACGTTTCAGAGAATAAagtaatttttactttttccttcgtttttttacctgaaaataataatgttgTCTTTGGATCCTTAGATTATACTGCAGCTGAACACAACTGTATGTGGCGATATTACTGTTGCAGTCTATCACGCCCGTAATACACTTGGAGGAGTTGTACAGGGAAGGCCAGCCGGGCTTAAAATATGTCAGTTTCAAATCCATACTGGTTTCATTCATGAGGAAGAAACAACTCTACGATTGTCACGTAATCAACTTGACGAAGTGGCCATCAATGCTGAGATTGGGGACCTACATGGACCCAACTTCACAGCATCACTTAGCTTTTTCGTACTTGATCAAGAGCGTACGGTTCAACCAGAACCCTGGGGTAAGCACTCTACAATTTATCCTTTAAATATTGCGtattaaaaattataattattgTTATGATAAATTACTTGAATTCCAGGCGCGTGCGACAACGCTGCTAAAAACGCAATGGTACTATTTGCATCTCGAGAAGAAATTAACGAAGTCTTTGATACGTTTTGCGATGTAACCGTGAGTAATCCCAGTGATGTAGAAGCATCGTGTAAACCCATCCAGGTTGGGGATGTTGAAGAGCATGTTGCCGACAGACAGCCTACCTTGGTTGGCAAGTCAGTCAGTCCTGTACGGCCTTCTTCTCCTAttcaggtttttttgtttgttgttttttgtattAGAAGTCCTCTCGTTACCATTAGTTCccattgtttttaattcaCAGGAGTTGAATGTAGATCTGTTGAATTTGGGATCTGAATCTACAAGTTCATTACCTAACCGATCGTTGGCCAATGAAGAATGCGGGTTATTGAATTTGACATCCGACACATCTGGTAATATTTTGACCGAGAACCGAGGTGGTCACAATGGCGACTTTCTTCAGGACTTATTTCACTCCTCGAATGAATCATCAGCTGCAAATTTAGCTTTTCTTCCAACCGCAGCCCCAGCCAATCCTTTCTTTACTTTGGACCCATTTGATCCCTTAGCAGGAACGGCTGCAGGCGTTGCATCAACTCCGATTAATAATTTGAGTTCTTCGAACAGCTTTAGCAATTTTGCCACTGTTCAGCAGTCTCAACCGCCTGACGAATCTCTTTTGGGTAACTGGGATTCAATACTTAAACAGCCTTCAAATGGCGGAGCTCGGCCAATGACATTACCCAACATTCCTCGCAATTCGAGCACCCCTAATTTGGAAACTAAAGCTAAGGACCCACTCGCTGATTTCGGAAATCTAATTGGGCTAACTGGAGCAGCAAATACCAATACTGCCAAGGCACCGGCATGGGGCCCATCTTTGAATACCAATCCGCCCATTAATATTGGTACTGACAGAAAACTTATCCATTACAACTTTAACTACTAATATGCAAATTGGGCTCCAGAAGTCTTCTCTTATGCCTATCAGTTGCTCAAGAAGTTTCATTATTACGTTATTTAATGGTTCGATTATGTTCGTTTGTTAAGGATTGGCGAATCCGGCTACCGGTTTCTCCAATTTTCCAACAGCGCCGGGTGCGTCGTTTACGAGCCCGTCAACGTCGTTAAGTGGGTCACCTCTTCATAAGCCACAAAACGTATGGTCGAATAGTGTGCCACCACAGACTACTCGCCCACATCCCACCTCAAACTCTTCGGCATCTACAAATTCTTCCACTCATCATCCTGTCAAAACACCTGGCGAAGCCCAAGCTGATTATTCTAGAACAAATTTTGACTCAGTTTTTGGTCGCAACGATTACAGTAATAGCTAAATTTGGAAATTCAAAGGAAGGGGTTTATTAACTGTTTGCTTTTCTTCGAATTCTAGGTAAAGGAGGTGGCGGCTTACCGAGACCTAAAGTGGCTGGTGATATGTTTGGGGATTTGCTAGGAACCCAGGGTTTCGATTTCACTAGCACGAAGAGAGATGCTGGTCCTAAAACCATAAATGCCATGCGTAAAGAGGAACTAGCGAAAGACATAGATCCAGATAAATTGAAGGTTAGTGTAATGCCACGTCATGCTTCCCTTCCAACCTACATTCGCCTAgtaaaatgttttccattgGATATCACGACAGATAATGGAATGGACGGAAGGGAAGCAACGTAATATTCGAGCTTTACTTTGTTCTCTTCATACTGTTTTGTGGGAGGGCACCAAATGGCAAGAGGTGGGGATGCATCAGCTGGTATCGCACACGGATGTCAAGAAAATGTATCGTAAAGCTTGCCTGGCAGTTCATCCGGACAAGCAGGTTCAATAATTTTCAATAAGTGTACTGAGACACCAGTAGTTAATcgtaaaattttttatctgTAGGCTGGAACTGACAACGAGAAAATTGCGAAGATGATTTTTATGGAATTGAACGACGCCTGGTCCGAATTTGAAAACGATGTAACACAGCAAAACATGTTTCGATAACAGATACATTCCTCCATTCTTCATAGTTTACGAGCGTTGATTGTTCTATTTACGTGTTTATAATTGTCTAGCTTGGGCTATTAAACTCAGACGAAAAGCCCATGATCTAGTCGTAACTTGGAATCGATGTCTCTCCCTACCGTCCCATACTTCCTTTCAGATTCAGCTACAATAGCTTGCATCACGTTTTTAGAGCTTTTTTCAactgcttttcttctttttcttctccgtgattttaattgttcttttgtttctactaCGGAGAAGTCGTCTCCGCCGGTTAAAGTTTAATTCCTACCGGTTTTCAAGAAGTAATACACGTGTCTGCATCATCGTCAACGAGTTTTTGCTAaatgtgtttcatttttggaaaatGGCGAGTTTCTAAAATTTACAGGTGTTTTAGAGTTATAGTCGCATGTGGGTATTAAGGACATTGTTAGTGTCATAGCCAACTGGCATTAACGAGTGAGAATGTTGTTTATTACCCGTCTGTATTTTACTAGCGAAAACtagaattatttaaaattctagaatgaaaaagaaatagattttttttccccagaaAATTGCAAACTTTAAAAAACGGATTCAGGAGCTACCTCCAGTTCCTGCCACGTCCTACACCGGTAGGCGAAGTACTTATCCGATCATCAGACCTAATAATACGAGGCCTCGTACTAATCAGCTTTACGAAAGGCGTCAGACCCGTGGATTTAAGCCCGTTTTTTTGCAACAAGTTTCGTCGACATTAAGCGGTtttaaacgaaacaaaaaaacggggaaTCGTGAGTTACTAATTTAACATTCCCAAGGCTATGGTCGTACCTATGTATACAAAACTAAATGATAAATATTCTACACTATAGCATTCGTTTATCTGCTCGAACTATTAactagaaatttaaaaaaattaaaagaaaaaaataacctCATTGTAAAACAAGACGTTTGATTTCCCTTGTTCATTAATAGTTTTGGTGATTTAAGAGTCTATTTTGTAAAGGTTACGAGTCATTTAATTCCATTTTCAGAAACCTTTCCACTTCATAGAATCCAGCTCTCACTTGCCGACCGGCAAAGAATCGGCCATTGAGATCAATTACGGCTACACCAAGAAAACAATGTTATAATTTTTCTGAAATTGTATGTTATAAATCGAATAATTTACCTTTGACTGCAGCTTCCACTCGCTTGAACTCTACAAATATTCGTACAGCCTCCTCTTCTTCGGCGTTTGGTACTTCAAATATGACGACTTTGTTGACATCTCCATATTTAGTTTGACACTCTTCCCGAACTTCAGGTTCCAAATCTGAATCAACTTCTCCAGGGCCGACCATATTCTAATagtga
The window above is part of the Daphnia carinata strain CSIRO-1 chromosome 7, CSIRO_AGI_Dcar_HiC_V3, whole genome shotgun sequence genome. Proteins encoded here:
- the LOC130695488 gene encoding cyclin-G-associated kinase-like — translated: MADFLKSAANYFSANSNYNGAAENPLIGALVHVNSVQLRIKRQIGEGGYAFVFIAQDVQSGQDYALKRLIAADSDAVKSIIQEVAFLKKLAGHPHVINFISACCNDRGGGSKEYLVVTELCSGGTMLDALRVRNTPLSPEEITSVFWQTCKAVQALHSLDQPIIHRDLKIENLLLTAEGVIKLCDFGSATTQQYFPGPDWSASQRGLLEEEMAKYTTPVYRAPEMIDTWSNFPITPAADIWALGCVLYVLCYQVHPFEDGAKLRILNGNFMLPSNDGRYDIFHDIIRGMLKVDPRMRLTITDVLDRLAAIGETRGYQLKCGLKLSLPIQAAMPLPQSRPSAPIATQGSPQPPRRPPPPNPSANHHPTPAPTSHLTTASQPTLGLLSSLKGGAGSLFKNLKDTSTKVMQTVQQSMARLELDFSYVTSRLIVTSFPAEGIESAYRHHIDDVRNALDARHGVHYTVYNVSGRSYPSTKFNNLVCCGWPQRHAPSLRTLYALCKSMYNYLDRDPKNVCVLHCMDGKASSAVVVAALFLYTQLFRSIEEGLQMFAVKRCPPGLNASQYRYLNYYLSLFAEPQPARPHHKPVTLATLTLSPVPLFTKNRDGCRPYVEILQGDQRLLSTLIEYERMRVYHVSENKIILQLNTTVCGDITVAVYHARNTLGGVVQGRPAGLKICQFQIHTGFIHEEETTLRLSRNQLDEVAINAEIGDLHGPNFTASLSFFVLDQERTVQPEPWGACDNAAKNAMVLFASREEINEVFDTFCDVTVSNPSDVEASCKPIQVGDVEEHVADRQPTLVGKSVSPVRPSSPIQELNVDLLNLGSESTSSLPNRSLANEECGLLNLTSDTSGNILTENRGGHNGDFLQDLFHSSNESSAANLAFLPTAAPANPFFTLDPFDPLAGTAAGVASTPINNLSSSNSFSNFATVQQSQPPDESLLGNWDSILKQPSNGGARPMTLPNIPRNSSTPNLETKAKDPLADFGNLIGLTGAANTNTAKAPAWGPSLNTNPPINIGLANPATGFSNFPTAPGASFTSPSTSLSGSPLHKPQNVWSNSVPPQTTRPHPTSNSSASTNSSTHHPVKTPGEAQADYSRTNFDSVFGRNDYSKGGGGLPRPKVAGDMFGDLLGTQGFDFTSTKRDAGPKTINAMRKEELAKDIDPDKLKIMEWTEGKQRNIRALLCSLHTVLWEGTKWQEVGMHQLVSHTDVKKMYRKACLAVHPDKQAGTDNEKIAKMIFMELNDAWSEFENDVTQQNMFR